The genomic interval GGTGCaagatttctttgaattatcCGGTAATGACAACTTTGAAATTGCCATAAGCAAAAATCTTATGAAAGATGATTCTAAAGAACatgcaaatttgataaagttGGATAATGAGGTAGATGAAGCTGTGGCGATTTTAGATGAAGCAGTCCCATTACGCACCAATGAGTATAATATTTCTTACCTTGAATTGCCGTTATTAAACAAGAAACTTTTACCTTCAGTTTTGCAAGCACCTACCTTAGAACTTAAGCCACTCCCAGAGCACCtgcaatatatttatttgggtAAGAATGAAACACTCCCAGTCACAATTGCTAAAACCCTCACTTCAGTTCAACAAGAAAAGTTAATTAGAGTGCTTCGGGATCACAAGACGGCGATTGGCTGGACCATTGCCGATATTAAGGGAATTAGTCCTTCCATGTGTATGCATCGCATTTTGCTAGAGGAAGAGTCTAAACCAACAAGAGATGCACGACGCCGCCTTAATCCACCAATGATGGAAGTCGTAAAAAATGAGATACTGAAACTCCGTAATGTGGGGATTATCTATCCCATTTTTTATAGTAAATGGGTGAATCCCTGTTCAGGTAGTTCCAAAAAAAATCAGGCATCACAGTGgtcaagaatgaaaaaaacaaGCTTGTGCCAATAAGAGTTCAAACTGAATGGAGAGTTTGCATTGACTATCGTAAACTGAATGCAACCACTCGCAAGGATCATTTTCCTTTGCCattcattgatcaaatgcttaaAAGGTTAAGTGGTCACtctcattattgttttcttagtgGTTACTCAGGTTATAATCAGATCATTATTGCTTCGGAAGACCAAGAGAAAACGACCTTCACATGCCCCTTTGGCACATTTGCTTACCGACACATGTTGTTTGGTCTTTGTAACGCTCCTGCCACTTTCCAAAGGCGTATGATgagtattttttctgattatgTAGAAAACATCATTGAGgtatttatggatgattttacGGTTTATGGTGATTCTTTCGACAGATATTTAGATAACTTTACTCTTGTGTTTAAATGATGCATTGATACTAACCTTGTGcttaattgggaaaaatgtcattttatagttaatCAAGGTATTGTACTAGGCCATGTTATTTCTGAAAGGGGAATTGAAGTTGATAAATCTAAGATAGATCTTATTCGCTCCTTAACACCTCTTACTAGCGTAAGAGAGGTTCGTTCTTTTCTTGGTCATGCAAGTTTCTATCGTAGGTTTATCAAGGACTTCTCCAAGATAGCATTACCCCTCTGCAACTTACTTCAAAATGATGCAACTTTTGACTTCAATGATGAGTGCCAAAGAGCATTTGAGAAGTTAAAAGAGGTTTTGACATCAGCCATTGTGATTCAACCACTGAACTAAGAtcatgtgtgatgctagtgaCTATGCTGTTGGACCCGTGTTAGGCCAGCGTGTGGGCAAGCTTCCTCATGTCATCTATTATGCCTCCCgcacattgaatgatgcacaacTCAACTACTCCAACACAAAGAAAGAACTTTTAGCAGTTATCTTTGCCTTAGAGaaattttgttcttatttgATTGGATCTAAAGTAATTGTTTACTTTGACCATGTAGCTATTAGGTACTTGCTCACCAAAAAGGATGTTAAACCGCGCTTTATTCGATGGATACTTCTAGTGCAAGAATTTAACTTAGAGATTCTAGATAAGAGAGGTTATGAGAATTTGGTGGCAAATCATTTGAGTTGAC from Citrus sinensis cultivar Valencia sweet orange chromosome 9, DVS_A1.0, whole genome shotgun sequence carries:
- the LOC107174696 gene encoding uncharacterized protein LOC107174696, with the protein product MEDESSANPTHILLGRPFLKTTRTKIDVHDRNLTMEFSGEVIRFNIFEAMRYPSDVYYVFAIDDINTLVQDFFELSGNDNFEIAISKNLMKDDSKEHANLIKLDNEVDEAVAILDEAVPLRTNEYNISYLELPLLNKKLLPSVLQAPTLELKPLPEHLQYIYLGKNETLPVTIAKTLTSVQQEKLIRVLRDHKTAIGWTIADIKGISPSMCMHRILLEEESKPTRDARRRLNPPMMEVVKNEILKLRNVGIIYPIFYSKWVNPCSGYNQIIIASEDQEKTTFTCPFGTFAYRHMLFGLCNAPATFQRRMMSIFSDYVENIIEVFMDDFTVYVNQGIVLGHVISERGIEVDKSKIDLIRSLTPLTSVREVRSFLGHASFYRRFIKDFSKIALPLCNLLQNDATFDFNDECQRAFEKLKEVLTSAIVIQPLN